From a single Nicotiana tomentosiformis chromosome 2, ASM39032v3, whole genome shotgun sequence genomic region:
- the LOC104094904 gene encoding uncharacterized protein: MDVKVCLCLLILGAVCCTARELAAPDLLIKETTDVSALWISNLQAQKQLQPLKDVEGLCTLCEEYTASALGYLSNNETQTKILDLLLNTCSKMPIYKLKCTALVDQYVRPFFLVISTIKPDDICQKVDLCQKVVSISRYFSQNGCDLCHQVVNETLLKLKNPDTQLDILELLLKACGSVEKYANKCKKMVFEYAPVILVNAEHFLEKNDVCAILHACEPAVGKEEVLPKLQTSMHSAS, from the exons ATGGATGTCAAGGTCTGCCTCTGCCTTCTCATACTCGGTGCTGTGTGTTGTACTGCTAGAGAATTAGCAGCCCCTGACCTCCTTATTAAAGAAACCACGGATGTTTCAG CATTGTGGATAAGTAACCTACAGGCACAGAAACAACTTCAGCCTCTGAAAGACGTCGAAGGATTGTGCACATTGTGTGAAGAATATACTGCTAGTGCACTTGGTTACCTTTCTAATAACGAGACCCAAACAAAGATACTTGACCTACTTCTCAACACCTGTTCGAAGATGCCAATATACAAGCTCAAG TGCACTGCCCTGGTGGATCAGTATGTTCGTCCCTTCTTCTTAGTGATCTCCACTATAAAACCTGACGATATTTGCCAAAAGGTTGACCTTTGTCAGAAAGTGGTTTCCATCTCTCGATATTTCTCTCAGAATGGCTGTGACTTGTGTCATCAAGTGGTTAATGAGACACTtttgaaattgaaaaatcctGACACTCAG TTAGACATACTTGAGTTGCTCCTGAAGGCATGTGGATCCGTTGAAAAATATGCTAATAAG TGCAAGAAAATGGTCTTTGAATATGCACCAGTGATCCTCGTTAATGCGGAACATTTTCTGGAGAAAAATGACGTATGTGCTATCTTGCATGCCTGTGAGCCTGCTGTTGGTAAAGAGGAAGTGTTACCAAAGTTGCAAACTTCAATGCATTCTGCCTCTTAA
- the LOC104094905 gene encoding CBL-interacting serine/threonine-protein kinase 14-like gives MPEILHEESSSSSSAAAAAAAAATAGDFKLNLFGKYEVGKLLGCGAFAKVYHARDVRTRQSVAIKTVSKQKILKGGFTVHVKREISIMRRLRHPHIVRLHEVLATKTKIYFVMEFAKGGELFAKVSKGRFSEDLSRRYFQQLISAVEYCHSRGVYHRDLKLENLLLDENWDLKVTDFGLSAVSDQIRPDGFLHTLCGTPAYVAPEILEKKGYDGAKVDIWSCGIILFVLNAGYLPFSDSNLMAMYRKIYKGEFRCPKWTSHGLKLLLTRLLDTNPQTRISIEQIRNDPWFRKGFKEVKSQLDDEFQFKNSSDTNHDGGRDKVDVERFVSMEPPERITRRIEEVAKSEGMRITGKNGAAVRVEGQNGNFVLVAEINRLTEKLVIVEVKKREIGAGPERSMWKQKFKPQLSGFFYKHDGQVSSS, from the exons ATGCCGGAGATCTTACATGAGGAAAGTAGTTCATCGTCATCTGCCGCTGCCGCTGCCGCCGCCGCTGCAACCGCCGGCGATTTCAAGCTTAACCTTTTTGGAAAATATGAGGTAGGGAAACTCCTTGGTTGCGGCGCTTTTGCGAAAGTTTATCATGCCAGGGACGTTAGAACAAGGCAAAGCGTGGCGATTAAGACCGTAAGCAAGCAGAAGATTTTGAAAGGTGGTTTCACGGTGCATGTTAAGCGGGAGATCTCTATTATGCGGAGGTTGCGCCACCCTCATATCGTGCGCCTCCATGAGGTCCTCGCTACGAAGACGAAGATCTACTTCGTCATGGAATTCGCTAAAGGTGGAGAGCTGTTTGCTAAGGTCAGCAAAGGCCGATTTAGCGAGGATCTCAGCCGTCGATATTTTCAGCAATTAATCTCTGCCGTTGAATACTGCCACTCTCGCGGCGTGTACCACCGCGATCTGAAGCTGGAGAATCTCTTGCTTGATGAGAATTGGGATCTAAAGGTCACCGATTTCGGGCTAAGCGCAGTATCGGATCAGATCCGACCCGACGGATTCCTCCACACGCTCTGCGGCACTCCAGCTTACGTGGCACCTGAAATCCTCGAGAAGAAAGGATACGATGGAGCTAAGGTGGATATATGGTCATGTGGCATCATCCTGTTTGTGCTCAACGCTGGTTATTTACCTTTCAGTGATTCAAATCTAATGGCTATGTATCGGAAAATCTACAAAGGCGAATTTCGTTGCCCTAAGTGGACCTCACACGGGTTAAAGCTATTACTGACTCGACTACTGGACACGAATCCTCAAACTCGAATCTCCATTGAACAGATCAGAAACGATCCGTGGTTTCGAAAAGGTTTCAAAGAGGTGAAATCGCAGCTCGATGACGAATTTCAGTTCAAAAATAGCTCCGACACGAATCACGACG GAGGCAGAGACAAAGTGGACGTTGAAAGGTTTGTTTCAATGGAGCCACCAGAGAGAATTACGCGGAGGATTGAGGAGGTAGCTAAATCGGAAGGGATGAGAATCACCGGAAAAAATGGCGCCGCCGTGAGGGTAGAGGGGCAAAATGGAAATTTTGTACTAGTAGCGGAGATTAATAGATTGACGGAGAAACTGGTTATTGTAGAAGTTAAAAAGAGGGAGATAGGGGCTGGACCCGAGCGAAGTATGTGGAAACAGAAATTTAAGCCGCAGCTAAGTGGATTTTTCTATAAACATGACGGACAGGTTTCCAGTAGCTGA